Proteins from one Ricinus communis isolate WT05 ecotype wild-type chromosome 9, ASM1957865v1, whole genome shotgun sequence genomic window:
- the LOC8265701 gene encoding pentatricopeptide repeat-containing protein At3g12770 produces the protein MIILSAIKAFAPITSRYYHSVTLLSPFQNLLNLLELSITNNCLTLTQQCHAQIFSMDFSQNPFIATKLISAYAICGVPTASKLVFNSLEVKSVPLWNSLISGYVKNQENTESFSLFCQMCSFGVLPDDYTLATLSKVCGEIGHLIAGKIIHGLSLKIGFVLDTVVANSLMSMYCKCGEFSEALKLFDEMPERSVGSWNVVIAGYSDSGDRNLNQQIVDLVKDMQIDGFKPNAFTVSSLLVLCDGDIEKLDYGRELHGFIVRNELDLGCLGSDVHLGSCLIDMYSRINRVEKCMQLFDQMKRRNVYVWTAMINGYVQNGALEEALTLFHEMQAKDGVEPNRVTLVSVLPICSSLAGLPGGKQIHGYAIRKRLNFDASLSNALIDMYSKCGSLNYARRVFDNGTFRRDAISWSSIISGYGLHGKGEEAVFLYDKMLQLGNKPDQITVIGVISACGRSGLVYEGLRIYNSAISEYGIKPTIEICACFVDMLGRSGHLGLALEFIGRMPIEPGPSVWGALVSASIMHGNLEMQDLAYGFLIQSEPENPSNYVSLSNLHASSRRWDNVAEVRTIMKERGLRKTPGCSWININNRTHCFYAADKVHPRSNSIYELLDGLILLMKGTTHSPVVQNAISY, from the coding sequence ATGATCATACTCTCCGCAATTAAAGCATTTGCTCCTATAACCTCCCGTTATTACCATTCTGTCACTTTGCTCTCTCCATTTCAAAATCTTCTCAATTTGCTTGAACTCTCAATTACCAACAACTGCCTTACTCTTACCCAACAATGCCATGCTCAAATATTCTCCATGGATTTCTCTCAAAATCCCTTTATAGCCACAAAACTTATATCTGCTTATGCTATTTGTGGTGTTCCAACTGCGTCAAAACTCGTTTTTAACTCGCTTGAAGTAAAAAGTGTACCTCTTTGGAACTCATTGATAAGTGGATATGTGAAAAACCAGGAAAATACTGAATCTTTTAGCTTGTTTTGTCAAATGTGTTCTTTTGGTGTATTGCCTGATGATTATACACTTGCAACACTATCAAAAGTTTGTGGCGAGATTGGTCATTTGATTGCAGGGAAAATCATTCATGGGTTAAGTTTAAAAATTGGGTTTGTTTTAGATACTGTTGTTGCCAATTCTCTTATGTCTATGTACTGTAAATGTGGTGAATTTAGTGAAGCTTTGAAACTGTTTGATGAAATGCCTGAGAGGAGTGTTGGTTCTTGGAATGTTGTTATAGCAGGATATTCGGATTCAGGGGATCGTAATTTGAATCAGCAGATCGTAGATTTGGTTAAAGATATGCAAATTGATGGTTTTAAGCCGAATGCATTTACAGTTTCAAGTCTTTTGGTTTTGTGCGACGGTGATATTGAAAAACTGGATTATGGGAGGGAACTTCATGGTTTTATAGTTAGAAATGAATTGGATTTAGGTTGTTTGGGTTCAGATGTTCATCTGGGATCTTGTTTGATTGATATGTATTCGAGGATTAACAGAGTTGAAAAGTGTATGCAGTTGTTTGATCAAATGAAGAGGAGAAATGTTTACGTCTGGACAGCAATGATCAATGGCTATGTGCAAAATGGAGCTCTGGAAGAAGCTTTAACTCTTTTTCATGAAATGCAGGCGAAAGATGGAGTAGAACCCAATAGGGTAACTCTAGTGAGTGTTCTTCCTATTTGTAGCTCACTTGCTGGTTTACCTGGTGGGAAGCAAATTCATGGATATGCAATTAGGAAAAGACTGAATTTTGATGCGTCTTTATCAAATGCTTTGATTGACATGTATTCCAAGTGTGGGAGCTTGAATTATGCAAGACGAGTATTTGACAATGGCACTTTTCGCAGAGATGCTATCTCCTGGAGTTCAATAATTTCTGGCTATGGCTTGCATGGGAAGGGAGAGGAAGCAGTGTTCTTATATGATAAGATGCTTCAGCTAGGGAATAAACCAGATCAGATAACAGTAATAGGGGTTATTTCTGCTTGTGGCAGGTCAGGATTGGTTTATGAAGGCCTCCGTATCTATAACTCTGCAATAAGTGAATATGGAATTAAGCCGACTATTGAGATTTGCGCCTGTTTTGTGGATATGTTAGGCCGATCAGGTCATCTTGGACTAGCATTAGAGTTTATTGGAAGAATGCCTATAGAACCTGGACCAAGTGTCTGGGGGGCTCTTGTTAGCGCTTCCATAATGCATGGGAATCTTGAAATGCAAGATCTAGCTTATGGTTTTCTTATTCAGTCAGAACCTGAGAATCCTTCGAATTATGTCTCACTCTCAAATTTACATGCTTCTTCTAGGAGATGGGATAATGTAGCTGAGGTGAGAACCATAATGAAGGAAAGGGGTTTAAGGAAAACACCTGGGTGCAGTTGGATAAACATTAATAATAGAACTCATTGTTTTTACGCTGCTGATAAAGTACATCCACGTTCCAACTCTATCTATGAATTGCTGGATGGTCTTATACTTTTGATGAAGGGAACAACTCATTCTCCTGTTGTTCAGAATGCTATCAGCTATTGA